The DNA window GCTGTAATACTGAGAATTATTCAGGAGAATATGCACAGCAGCTTAAAGACGACAAGGCATCTGTTGATGAGAATCGGTCTCTCAGGACTTCGGAAGCAGAAAAGTTTAACTCTATCTGTGACGAGGGACAGACTCTGTCATCTAATGCTACACCAAATATGGAGTCTAACTTCACTATGCCCGGACAGCCTTCTGAGGAGCCTGCTGTTTCTGCAGATGTCACTGTGACCAGGAGATCAGCTAGAAAGCCTAAAAAGACTTGGAAGATTAACATGGTAAACCTCCAAAAGcagaaaagaaacaaagcaGATAAAGTAGTAAttactgagaaaagaaaaagaaagactgTCATACCCGAGACAAATTCAGCTTCAGTTAACTCAAGTAACAGGtaaattaatgtgtttttttttttttttaactgcatgGTTGAGTTTCTCTGTTTCTGAATCATCtcatatgtatgtgtatatgtgtgtctatatatgtgtgtgtgtatgtaaagaatgtttaaaatggATATTCCATGGTGTTATACAgtgttgtaaataaatatttctccGTATTGCTTATCTAATtagatataatttatatatttgtttctgtACATTTGTGTAGTTATAATGAATTGCACTTTCACTTTactactttaaatatttaatgaaataataataaatataataattattgttattattattattttaatttgcattgtcttatatattttaaagggaTGCTGAACGTCCTGAAGCAGCACCTGGACATGTCACAAAAGTCGGAAACAAAGGTTATGTTCCACCCTCTCATTTATTAGGTAACACTACATGAAAAGtaaatgcatatttatatttacatttgcgGTTGTTTTTCAGATGTCTCCACAGAGGCCTTTGCTTGTCTTTGgtgctcattcactcacactcaagaGAGGTACCTGAAAAGCCATATCAAAAAGATCCACCCCATACCAATGAAGGAGAGTGAGAAGGAACCATACTTGTGCCAGGTATGTGGTAAAGGCTATCGCTTCCCTGGCATGCTGAAGGCTCACCAGCGCACTCACACGGGCGAAAGACCCTTCCAGTGCACCGTGTCTCGCTGTGGGCGACGCTTCTCACATATCCAGGCTCTGCGGCGCCACCGGCTTATACACAAACCCAAAGCTACTCAGAAAGTGTCTGATAATACACCTCAGGAAGAAGAGTCCAAGCAAGAGGAGCAGCAGAGCCTGCCGGGTCAAATGTATGAATGCCTCTACTGCTTAGAATGCTTTAGCTCACTCAGTGCTCGCCGGGACCACCATAAAACACACAGTGAAGAGGAGATGAACCGCTGCAGTGAATGTGGCAAGCAGCTCAGCTGCCAAGCAGCTCTTATCAGGCATAAGCGGGGCCACCTAGCGGACCGGCCACACAAGTGCACCATATGCAACTCCAGTTTCACCTGCGTAACCAGCTTCAAACGCCACATGCTCACGCACCAGCCTGAGAAGTTGTACCACTGTAGCTGTGGCAAGGGTTTTACATACAGAGGAGCCCTGCTGTCCCACCAGCGCACACATGAGGCAGAAAGACCCTATCACTGCTCACACTGTGACAAAAGCTTCCTGTACCCCGGTGCTCTGAGGAAGCACGAATGGACCCACTCAAAGGAAAAACCCTATCTCTGCTCACACTGTGGCAAAAGCTTCAAAAGGGAGCGTACACTCCGAGCGCACATGGCAGGCCACACCAAGGAGAAAATGTACAAGTGTTCTGTGTGTGACAAAACGTTTGCCTACAAGGCCAGTCTGACCAGACACGAGCTCACCCACACCGGCGAGAGGCCTTTTCTCTGCTCAGAATGTGGCAAGACCTTCTTCTCTCTCGGAGAGCTATTGAAACACCAGCGCTACCACACAGGACACAAGCCCTTCCAATGTGAACACTGCGACAAGAGTTTCACACAAGCCTGCTACCTTCAGCTTCACACCAGGTACCACACTGGAGTGCGCCCCTACACCTGCCCTCAGTGTGGCAAAAGCTTCTTCACCTCCTGCCGCCTCAAAAGACATATGAAGATCCACACGGGAGAGAAGCCGTTTGAGTGCAAAGAGTGTGGGAAAAAATTCAGGCAGGCGTACGTGCTTAAAGTGCACCAGCGGACTCATGTAGGGGGGAGATCAGAGACTGTCATTATCAACAGTTTATTCTGAACATGTTTTTGTGTAAtggataaaaataataattaggtTACGTGTATTGCAGTTGAGTTTTTATTtcagagttttatttttaatccagAGGGCCATTATAagaatcatttatattttatattttcctaAGGGGATGCTACTGTAAAAGCAATTAGCGATTGCTTTGTAAATATTGTTATTCCAGTGTTAATGGAGGTCTTCACTAACACCTGTCAGTATAGACCATACATATACTGCCCAGAGTTGTGGAAGAGGTTGTAACTTTATTTTGGCAAAATAAGgtgtcaggaaaaaaaagttaGTTTCCAAATAGTggcaaataaaataacacactttgaaagtaaataGAGTAAACCATGTTAAAATGTAAGATATTTGTTGATAGCGCTGACATAATATGTCCCGAGCTAATACAATGCTGTTTTCTATTCTGGTCAGTAATGCCATGTATACAATCCATGATTTTTAAAGTCGTCAGAATGTTGTTCTCTTCCCACTATGCAAGTTGTGTTCTTATAATCATTCATATTAAGTGTTTCGTTTTTCACGTAGCATGACTAATCTGCTACACCGGGTCATGATTTATATGATCTTACATCAGGAGGAAACCCTGCTGATTCTGTCTGGTCTCCAAAAATATACATTGTCATGAAAACGTAAGAAATGAATTGATGCAATTTGCGAGATAACCTTTATTCTAACATGAGTGTTTAATGTTTtatgtaaattttttttaacaggtAAACATTTGGTattgagttttttttaaaacaacaccTGTTTTGTGTagaacaattaaaaacaaaacaaatgttgcGTAGCACACAGTTTTCTCTTTTGACTCATACGTCCTCCATAATTTAATGTGTAATTCTTCATATGAGCAGCTGATGTCAGCATTGCTCTATTGAAATGCTTTACgctttattcatttaataagGCTactgcactcactcacactgacaGATGGAGAAACAGAAGTTACAAATTTTAACAGCTCcactgtagtgtttttttttttaactaatgaGTAAAAATGAATCCCCTcctgtcatttactgtcatgttaACAGTAAATGAAAGTAAAATTCTACCCTCCATCTCCCCATTTTCAACAGATGTCAAGTTGCCTGTTATTATTAATGGATTCTCAGAAAAAGCTGGTGATTGCAAAAAGCTGTTCTTGCTTTCTCCCTCTTTTGCACTATCAACAAAACAGAAACGTCAATATAACACCCTCAAAACACAAAGGCGCAAAGGGCAGATGCCGGTGGGGGCCTGTGCTGAGTTCCTCtgctcactctgtctgtctcacagcTTTGGATTCCAGCTGAGGGATCAGAAAGAACAGAATGGCTCAACTGCCCTGCTGCTGTGCACTGACCTTCTGCCTCCGGCAGTGCTCCAGATAGAAGCTGCCCTTTTACAATCGTATAGAACCAGCTTTCTCTACCAGCCCCTGAATTTAAAACCACCTATTATGATCTTTTTGTAGAGTTTTGGAGTCCATCTGCTTCATAAGAGATAAACTGAACAATCTCTTCACCGCTGTCAACTATGGTGCAATTTCTCAAGATGATTGGGAGTGGCACTCATTTAGGATTTGTTGTCTAAAGGCACAACGCTTTACAAcgattaaaaattattttctattttttaaaagtgatcTCTCCAAAAATAAATTGATTGAGGCAAGTGTCAGAACTACAAGCATTGCAACTTCACCTACTGCAACATATTGCTTAGCAGTACATAACATTATAACTGACTAaccatacaggaacactttgtagttctgcaaatACAGACTgtccatctcttgctctgcgTACTttgtcccctttcaccctgttctctaGTAGTTAGAATGCCCACaaggcaggtatgatttggggggtggatcattctcagtgctgcagtgacactgatgtggtgatggtgtgttaaagtgtgttgcgctggtatgagtggatcagacacagcagtgcagctggaggtTTTagacactgtccactctattagacaaaCCTACCTTGttgttccaccttgtagatgtaaagtcagagacagtagctcatctgttctTGCCctaatccttcatcagtggaaacaGGACGACACCCATAGGGCACTATTGGCTTTTGGACAGGTCACAGTCCAGCAGTAATACTGGAGTTTAAAAGGTAGGCCTGAAACTCTATTAGAAATGTAATTTCGCATTCCTAATATGGCATTTCTAAAAGATTTGAgacattatataaaatgtaatacaaaTATGAATCTGTGATTTGAACCTTTATATAACTGATAaaagtacaaataaataatttccaatgccattttattagaaactcAGTGACCATGTTCATTGTAGTTTGTGAATATAGACACATTTATAatctgatgcctgcaacacactcaaacacaacaCTTCTGGGAAGTGTACTGTCTGGAAAttgtcagtgtttttgaaaCTAGAGCAGGATGATGCTAGTTTTACTGGAAAAAATAATGGCATGCatctttatttgtatttatatttattagcgTATATATTGTttactgtgttctccctgtgtccacgtgggttttctctgggtgctctgctttcctcccacagtccaaaaacacacgttggtaggtggattagcgactcaagtGTCTATCgatgtgactgaatgtgtgtgtgtgtgtgtggccctgtgaaggactggcgcccaatgattctggataaGCTCTGGACCTACTGTGACCCTAAACTCGAagagtttacagacaatgaatgaatgaataaaagtacAGTCAGCTAGATTTAGGATTTGATGCAAGAGGAACATGAGCAACTGAATGGGTGAAACAGTGATGCAATTAGGCCAGACTATTAAGCTCTACCTGaacattcaaaaacattttcCAGTGACAACAGAAAGATGCTGGTCAACACTGCATTTAGTATGATGGCATAGTGCTACATGGGTCTCATGTAATTTGCTCTAATATCATAATAAAATTTGTTTCTCAAGAAAAAGTTTCACATTGAGAACATACATGGTTGTGCTTATGAAGATACAAGTTTTGATCATAAGTTGATAACTTgtcacctttttttttcttagtccCTTTTTTTTGCAGATTAAAGTGTAGCATGGTAATTTTTGCAGATGAATTAACTGGACAGCTTGATACATGCTTTCCCACTTCCCCCAATTTCAGGATGATTAGATAATTTTCTGAATTAATTTGCACTTCTGTAAATTAAAACGCAGCGCAATTAACATGTGCTGTAATTGCTAAGTTCTGGCTGGCAGAGCTGAATCTCTTGCGGCTCTGAAGCAGAGCTGGTTTTGCAAACTTCCACCAGGC is part of the Hoplias malabaricus isolate fHopMal1 chromosome 4, fHopMal1.hap1, whole genome shotgun sequence genome and encodes:
- the si:dkey-14k9.3 gene encoding C2H2-type zinc finger protein isoform X2 translates to MIPGPSLCLPSLRLLVSPLRLMSAFMWRIMQQRDVLQYGMLADFVSLVTEVVPELFSHIRGVELILGLRAKLILELCRRDNPVDVSAIQPHLNSIQLSLPLVKNVDSTEVEETGIHFVELVQTLIKDANEREHFFQSVFPEEFGPNYDSAIQTLMWDFLSRLEHFLPVPDLLQTVAWLSSESSAFFYEEFMSNSDHLKSLLHHHKCLGHLDICAPSPSLNMTDCLLSALAGKKDKAQLSTGNCLLNQPDNCIPSQIPVCVMDGSDVETVLVVSEWTEIELGANQDGESLPVVETNENNGCALNTTSDFEQRSIMSNDSIEEKEVGSKGGCNTENYSGEYAQQLKDDKASVDENRSLRTSEAEKFNSICDEGQTLSSNATPNMESNFTMPGQPSEEPAVSADVTVTRRSARKPKKTWKINMVNLQKQKRNKADKVVITEKRKRKTVIPETNSASVNSSNRDAERPEAAPGHVTKVGNKDVSTEAFACLWCSFTHTQERYLKSHIKKIHPIPMKESEKEPYLCQVCGKGYRFPGMLKAHQRTHTGERPFQCTVSRCGRRFSHIQALRRHRLIHKPKATQKVSDNTPQEEESKQEEQQSLPGQMYECLYCLECFSSLSARRDHHKTHSEEEMNRCSECGKQLSCQAALIRHKRGHLADRPHKCTICNSSFTCVTSFKRHMLTHQPEKLYHCSCGKGFTYRGALLSHQRTHEAERPYHCSHCDKSFLYPGALRKHEWTHSKEKPYLCSHCGKSFKRERTLRAHMAGHTKEKMYKCSVCDKTFAYKASLTRHELTHTGERPFLCSECGKTFFSLGELLKHQRYHTGHKPFQCEHCDKSFTQACYLQLHTRYHTGVRPYTCPQCGKSFFTSCRLKRHMKIHTGEKPFECKECGKKFRQAYVLKVHQRTHVGGRSETVIINSLF
- the si:dkey-14k9.3 gene encoding C2H2-type zinc finger protein isoform X1, giving the protein MEEEMSEQHITGPSLCLPSLRLLVSPLRLMSAFMWRIMQQRDVLQYGMLADFVSLVTEVVPELFSHIRGVELILGLRAKLILELCRRDNPVDVSAIQPHLNSIQLSLPLVKNVDSTEVEETGIHFVELVQTLIKDANEREHFFQSVFPEEFGPNYDSAIQTLMWDFLSRLEHFLPVPDLLQTVAWLSSESSAFFYEEFMSNSDHLKSLLHHHKCLGHLDICAPSPSLNMTDCLLSALAGKKDKAQLSTGNCLLNQPDNCIPSQIPVCVMDGSDVETVLVVSEWTEIELGANQDGESLPVVETNENNGCALNTTSDFEQRSIMSNDSIEEKEVGSKGGCNTENYSGEYAQQLKDDKASVDENRSLRTSEAEKFNSICDEGQTLSSNATPNMESNFTMPGQPSEEPAVSADVTVTRRSARKPKKTWKINMVNLQKQKRNKADKVVITEKRKRKTVIPETNSASVNSSNRDAERPEAAPGHVTKVGNKDVSTEAFACLWCSFTHTQERYLKSHIKKIHPIPMKESEKEPYLCQVCGKGYRFPGMLKAHQRTHTGERPFQCTVSRCGRRFSHIQALRRHRLIHKPKATQKVSDNTPQEEESKQEEQQSLPGQMYECLYCLECFSSLSARRDHHKTHSEEEMNRCSECGKQLSCQAALIRHKRGHLADRPHKCTICNSSFTCVTSFKRHMLTHQPEKLYHCSCGKGFTYRGALLSHQRTHEAERPYHCSHCDKSFLYPGALRKHEWTHSKEKPYLCSHCGKSFKRERTLRAHMAGHTKEKMYKCSVCDKTFAYKASLTRHELTHTGERPFLCSECGKTFFSLGELLKHQRYHTGHKPFQCEHCDKSFTQACYLQLHTRYHTGVRPYTCPQCGKSFFTSCRLKRHMKIHTGEKPFECKECGKKFRQAYVLKVHQRTHVGGRSETVIINSLF